A stretch of DNA from Strigops habroptila isolate Jane chromosome 1, bStrHab1.2.pri, whole genome shotgun sequence:
GAGGGGGCAGAGCTGGCACCTCAAATCCCTGCCCAGCATGTGGTGGCCTTTCTGTGCTGGAAGTGCCGCCAGCTCCCGGGAGAGAGATGTACCGGGGTGTGGGTGCTCCCCAACCCCATTTGCGTGCTATCTGGGGTATGGGTGCTCCTCAGTTCCCATTTCACTGCTCTCCAACCCCATTTGGGTGCTCCCCAGGGTATGGGTGCTTCCCAATCCCATTTGGGTGCATTCTTGACCCCATTTGGCTGCTCCCCATAGCATGGGTGCTACACAACCCCATCTGGGTGTTTCCCAAAACATGGATGCTCCCCAACCCCATTTGGATGCTCCCTGACCCCATCTGAGTGCTACTCAACCCCATCTCGGTCCTCCCCAGGGCATGGCTGCTCCTTGACGCTCCCTGGTGCAAACGTGTACCCTCACCCCATCAGGATGCTCCCTGGAGAGCGGGCGTACCCCAACCCCACCTGGGTGCTCCTTGGGGCATGagtgctccccatcccacccgggTGAACCCCAAGGTGGAATGCTTCCCAACCCCACATGGGTGCTCCCTGGGGTTTAGGTGCACCCCAACCCTATATGGGTGCTCCACAGGCCATGGTGGCACGCCAAAACCATATGGATGCTCCCTGGGACAAGATAGTGCCTAAACCCATCTGGGTACTCCCAAGAGCACCCCAACCCCATCCTCCCCGGGGACAGATGCACCCTGACCCCCATCAACCCATGAACACAGGTGCTCCCCAACCCCATCCCGATGACACTGGGGGACAAACGCGCTGCGGGTGGTGGGTGCTCACCCTTGGCAGGCTGGTGGGGCTCCTGCAGGCTGTGGGTGTCAAGGAAGACCCCGCTGTCACTGTGCAGCTTCTCCCCCTCGGGGCACGTCCCCACGTCCCCTGCCCGCGCCTTggccagctgctgcttctgcctgcaTGTGCGCCAGCTGCCCGTGGCCAGGGGATCAGTCACCCGGGGTGCCGGGGTCCCGCTCCCCCCATCTTTGTCCCATGTTCCCGCCAGACCTACCACTTGAAGGCCACATAGGCCAGGAGTCCCACCACCACGGCGGCCAGGAGGGAGCAGTACACGGGGATGATGTCCTCGCCGCTGGCCTCGGGTGGTGGTAACACAAGCTCAGGGGTGGCAGGCGAGGGGCCTCCCGTCACCAGCTTCTCATCTGTGGGGTTGGGATGGTGACCCCCCAAAAGGTCAGGAGAGCTCTCCTTGCCCAACcgctgcctcagtttccccttgcAGAGGAACCAGCACCCACAGGGGGGTGCGGGGAAACTGAAGCACGGCCACCCCATCctgggacacacacacagaggacagGGGGTGTCCCCGGGTGCCACTCACGGGTGCAGAGGGTGTCGCGGGCAGGGGTGCAGGGCCTTGCGGGCAGCAGCGGGCAGGgggtgcagggcaggcagggctccTCTGCGCTGCTCACCGCAGAGAAGGTCCGGTCTGGAGGGGAGAAAGGGTGcgggtgggtgctggggtgggtttgggtgcCGGGGGGGGTGCGGGGTACTCACTGtgtgtgcagggctggcagcGGGTGTCAGCGTGGCCGCAGGGCTCCGTGACACCGAACCCGGGGGGGCAGGGGGTGCAGCACCCCCCCGCCGCCGTCCGCCTCCCGCACTCCTCGCCGTGACCCGGAACCTACATGGGGAGGGGGCGGCATCAGTATCCCCCCGTCCTGCCCCGGGGGGATGCACCAGGACCCCCCCAAGAGCCCCCCCAACCCTCCGCTGTGCTCCCCAGCCCGGGCTGGGGTCTTGGGGCACCCTGTGGTCCCACTCGGGAAGGGGGGTaatggggtgctggggggggggtgtcacgTGCACCACTGCCTGGGAAGGGGGGGTATGAAATAGACGAGATTGGGGTGAAGAACTGAGgaataagttaaaaaataaagaaagaaagaaagaaagaaagaataaacgGAAATAAATAGATTTGGAAAGTcaagtgaaaataataataaaaaatagaagtaaataGTCAcgtaaaaaataaaaagcagcatgaaatgaAATAGGTTGAGGTGAAATAGCAAGAAAACGAAATAAAACgaaataaagggaaataaagagaaaagggatgaaataaaacaaaataaaattaaaattaaataaggTAAACTAGaatgaaataaagtgaaataaaataaaatagaagtaaataaaataaaaagaaattaattaaattaaaataaagtaaaataaaaagaaaggaaataaactaaacccaaataaacaaaaatacaataaaacaaaccaaaaagaaacacaacgAAAGTTGTGGCTCCCGGGGCAGCGGCGGGTCCCGGGGCGGTACCGGGGagccccgtcccgtcccgcaCCGCTCCGGTCCCGCTCCCATCCCCGCCCGGTCCCGCCCGCACCGGGCagagtagcagcagcagcagcggcccCAGCGCCGGCAGCACCGCACGGCCCCGCCGCATCGCGGAGacccgggcccggccccgggaCCCCTCGCTCCGAGCCGAGCCGGTCTGCTCCGAaccgctccgctccgctccggcTCTGCTCGCTTTCCTCCGCTCCGCCTCGGTTCGGCTCCGCTCGGTCCGGTCCGGCTTCGCTCGGCTCCGCTCGGCTCGCTCCGGTCCGCCTCGGCGGGGCTGGGCGCGGCTCCCCCCTCCCGAGCCGTGCCGGGCGGGGCGCTCCGCCATTGGCTGCGAGCCGAGGGGCGGGGGGGCTCCGTCCTGGGCTCCGCCCCTCTCGGGTCGGCTGGGTTCGGGCTCGCCGCCGGTTCGGGTCCCGCCGCGGTCAGCCCGGCGGAACACCGGCCCCAAACCGAGCCGGAGCGGGCCGCTTTCCGCCCGTTACGCTGAGTGTCCCCTCCTCGATGCCCGCTCCCTCCTCGCCCCGGGCAAAAGCGTCTGGAAGTGGGAGAAGCAGCTTTATTGACGCGTTATTGGGGGTGCAGCACCCTGGGTGGGTGCAGGGGCTTGGTATAGGTGCAGCACCCACGTGGATGCAGGACCTCAGTGTGGGTGCAGGATCTCGGTGCGGGTGCAGCAGGACCCTGGCATGGGTGCAGGATGCTGGTGTGGGTGCACAGTCTTGACATGGGTGCAGGGTCTTGGTGCAGGGTCTTGGCCCGGGTGCAGGGTCACGGTGTGGGTTCAGCCCCCCACTCTCCTCCCTACCAGCCACGGACGGGGTGCCAGAGCTCCACCACCTTCCCCTCGGCGTGGACGTAGTAGACAGGGTGCATGGCGGCAGTGGCGCAGGCCTGCGGTGGGTGGGAATGGTGAGCCATGGCAGGGCATGGCAGGGCATGGTGGGATGGATACTCACATGGAAGGGGATGAGAGCCAGGGTGCTGCCCAACGGGTAGCGCCCAAAATCCAGCTGTCCATCGACGGCTTCCACCTGCCCGTGCTCCTGCGTCAGCCCCACCAGTCTGTGGGGACACGCTGTCACATCCCCACCCGTGTCTTTCGCCCTCCCGTGTCCCCCCCATGGTGCTCACCGCAGCTCGGGGTGCCCCTCGATGGCGGCACAGCCCGCAGGCAACTGGTCACGGCCATGGTGGCTGAGGGCGGCCCATCCGcagtccagcagcagctggttgCGGTGCGGGTAGTGACCGATGACCCTGGTGAGGACGCGGATGGCCACCTCCTCTGGGTGACAGGAGCCCAGCAGTGTCTGCTGGAGGTCTGGGAGAAGACGTTGCCCGGATCAGGCTGGGGTGCACCCCACCGCGGGGGGGTCAcaccagggctggggagggcgGTCCTGACCCACCGTAGAGGAGGTAGTTGCCTGGGTGGACCTCGGTGAGCTGGGCCATCTCTGGCACCGGGTGGCTGCAGGATGGTGTGGAGCCGATGCTGGCCTGGGGACACGGCACCCCTGCCTGCCGCAGCCTGCGGGCACATGGGACCTGCTGAGCGCCCGGGGGGAGCAGCACCCCCAGGCGCTATGGGAGTGGGAGCAGAGGTGGGTCCATCACCCCTGGGGGCCACAGGAGCAGGACCAGGGGTGGTGATGCCTCAGGGAGCCCCAGATGTGccagggacccccccaaacaTTCAAGGGAGCCATCCAGATGTGGCAGAGCAGACCTCCCTGTGTGCCAGGAAGACCCCAAGATGTACGGGGGAGCCAGACAGATGTGCCAGAGAGCCCCACTCGAGGCAGGTCACCCATCCCTCCCTGATATGCTAGAGCACCTGCCCTAATGTGCCTGGGACCCCTTCACGATGTTTCTAGACCCCTCTAGATGTGCTACAGCACCCGCCAGATGTGCTTGGGGCCAGCCCAAGATGTATGTGGGAGTGGGACACCCAGCTATGCCAGAACAGATTTAGGGTTGGGGAGGGATTGGGGGCAGCAGGTTTCCCtgcgtgcctcagtttccccatcgCAAAATGGTGAGACAAGTGGCTGAGGTGGGATTGGGGACCCCCTGGATGGGTCCCCAAGGGAGCACATTCCTGTGCAGGAGGTGATGGGGGTCCCAGGGGACCCCATTGACCTCAtcccccctcctcagcaggaacCATCCGGCAGCAATTCCCTCAAGGATGCAAAACCCCGCAGGGACAAAAGGACAACAAGGAGGAGGGGGACAATAACACAGGTCACAACCCACCACCAAAGCCATATCAAAGGTGACTGGAACCACCAACATCCTCCTACAGCTCCCCGGGGGGGCTTTGTAGGGCCCCTTTTATGGGGGTGATTTGCATTTACAACCAGCCACCAGGGCTTTATGGGCTTGGAGACACCCCGTGGTGTGGATGGAGAcatcccccccccaaaaacatCCCCTTAACTCTGCCAGTCCCTGGGTTTGGCCACTCACGCGGTGACGAAGTCGAGCACGGCGCTGGTGGTGGCCCGGGCGATGGCTTGGACAGCCTGGACATCGCGGCAGCCGTACGTGTTCCCGCAGTGAGCATAGACCCCGaccagcatcacctcctccagTGCTTCCTCGGCGATGGCCCGGGCCAGGGCCATGGCACTGGGGTCTGTGGGGCGCACGCCGGCTGCAAGGAGGGTCTCAGtgtgggtgctgggatggggggCTTGGAAGGGGACCCTTGTTGGGTGGGATGGTAGGGCTTGGGGGGGAATATGGGGCATCACCACCAATGGAGCATCCTGGGTGTGGGTGAAAATGGGGTGTGGGCAGGGGGACTTAAATACTAGAAAAATAGAAGTGTGGaattgggttggaaaagaccttaaagctcatccagttccaaccccctgccacgggcagggacaccttccaccagagcaggttgctccaagccccgtccaacctggccttggacactgccagggatagggcagccacagcttctctgggcaacctgtgccagggcctcaccaccctcacagggaagagcttcctaaTGTCCCATCATGGGGCTTGGGGccacctctgccccacagcacatCCTTGAATACTGACTATTTTGGGGGAAGAGTGTCTTAAATGCGCCATCCTGATTGATTCAGttggtggggctggggggcacaTGGAGCTTCCCGCCCCATTGATCATCCTGGGGGCTCGTGGGTGGGTGAAAACACCCTTGGAGAAGAGATCTCTGCATGGCctcaccctgcagcaccccagaCACGGGCGGGACTGGGGGGTTATTGTCGGGGTACACGGGGGTGCCACCTACCCCGGCTGTTCCCACAGTCGAGCTTGAGCCAGACGAGCCAGCGCTTGCCAGGGGGCAGCGGGTGCTGGCGCAGCAGGGCCAAGGCCTGGGGGCTGTCAAGGAGGACCTGGAAGGCCTCGAGGCGCTGGGCCAGGGCAGCACATTCCTCCAGCCGCCCCCCCGGCAGCGGGTAAGCGTAGAGGATGTCGTCGAAGCCCCCCGCCGCGAAGAACTGGGCCTCGGCCAAGGTGGATACCACAATGCCGCGGCGAGTGCCGCCCGTCGCCAGCTCAGCACCCTCgctgggggaggtggggggggtgagggagggATTTAAGGGGGTACGGGGTGGTAAGGTGGGGAGAAGatgggggatgctgctggggtgcTTGGGGGGGGGTACTGGGGGAGATACTGGGGGGAAAAGTGAAGGGATGCTGGGGGAAGGATGGGGAATGCTGGGGGTGAAGATGGGTGATGCTAGGTGGGATATCGGGAGGGTGCTGGAGGGATGATGGGGAAGATGCTGGAGAGATGCTGGGGGAATAGTAGGGGGGATGTTGGGTGGGAAATCTTGGGGGATGCTGGACAGAAGGATGGGGGGATGATGAGGAGGATTCTTGGGGAATACTGGGAGGGAAGATGGGGGATGCTGGAGGGATGATGGGGAAGATGCTAGGAAAGTGCTAGGGGGAGTGTTTTGGGGATGCTGAGGGGGGATTTGGGGGAGGACAATGTGGAGATGCTGGTTGGGGAGGTGGGAGGAACGCTGGAGCGAAGTTGGGGGATGCTGGTGGGGGATTTTTGGGAGGATTATCAGGAGATGCAGGTGGGGAAGGTGGGGAGAATACTGGGAGGAAGCTGGGGAAATACCGGGGGGATGTTGgtggatgctgcaggagcatTTTTGGGGACAGGATGGGAAGTTGCTGGAAAGATGCTGGTGGGAAAGATAGGGGGAATActgggggatgctggagggggattttttggggggagggtggggaaaCGGTGGTGGAGAAGGTGGGGGGAATGCTGGGTATACTGGGGACATGctggggggctgctggggaaggggggggatGTTGGGAGGGTGCTGGGGCGGATACTGGGGACACACTCACAGGGTCTTGTGGGTCTTGACATGGGGGCGCAGGCGGAGGCCCAGGGCCTGGCAGCGCTCCCGCATGCGCTCGGCGTTGCTCTGCATCGTCGCCCGGTCCAAGGTCAGCGCCGGGGTGGGCAACTGCTGCAGGGGGGCTCCCAGCCACGTGCTGGTGCTGCGGGGAGGGGGCATGGAGTGGGGGAAAGAGGGAGCCTGCCCTGCACCCAAACCTGTACCCGCCCCAAAACCAGCCATGCACCCACCACCCCCCAGACCTGTACCTAACGTACATCCCCGCATTAAAAACCCTGTATTCACCCTAGGATCATCCTACATAGGCACTGGATCACTGGGATAGGGACACTGGGAACAGGGACATGTGGGATTGGGACCTATGGGAATGGGAAACCTGGGAGTGGGCCACCTGGATCACCTGGGATAGGGACACTGGCGACAGGGACACCAGGCACAGGGATGCCTGGGATTGGGCCACTGGGAACTGGGCTACCTGGGACACGTGAGGCTGGGCCACTTGGGCCAGGACATGGGGACAGCACTGGGCCCTCGGTGTCCCCACCGGCAACTGGAGCACCCAGCATAGACTATCCAGGGTGAAGGACTGGCTGACACCTTGAGCACCCATCCCTCCCCCTGCTCACCTGTCTGTCCGTCCGTCCATCCCTCCGTCTGGCGCTGCGTCTGCTCCCTGCTCGGCTCTAGTGGCTTGGTGGCCCCGCTCGTGCCCGCTCCACGTGATGCCATGGGCACCGCAGCCAGCCTTGGCCGGGGACAGAGGTCGCTGCCGGCCGTGGGGCCCCCCCGGGGGTGGCGGAGCAGGGGAGGACACGGGCTCCGCAGCCGGGGACACTCACTCTCCCTGGGACAGTACAGGGACAGGCTGCCAGCTCCATGGGGACAGTCACTGGCTACAgagcctctgtgtgtgtgtgtgtggggtcGAGGAAGGGTGGCTATGTATGCACAGGGCTGCTGAGACACCCCCCCGCACCGGTGCTTGTGACATGTGGGTGCATGGCTGCTGAGACCTGGCACGTTCATGGCATGTAGGCACAGGGTGGCTGAGGCTGCATGTGCTCATGACATGTGGGTAAGTGGCTGCTGAGAGCTTGGCTGCCCCAGTTCTGTGACATGGGGGTGCACGGGGCTGCTGAGACACCCCCCATGCTCACGACATGCCGGTACGTGCCTGCTGAGACCACCCTGTGCAGTGCACAGCCCCTGAGACATCCCACCCTTGTGACATGTGGGTACATGGCAGCTGAGAACCCCCATGCTCATGACATGTGTGTTTACGGCTGCTGAGACCACCCCCACGGCTCGTGACACACGGGTGCATGGCTGCCGAGACCTCCGTGCTCACGCCACATGGTTGTGTGGTTGCCGAGACCCCCCACGCTGATGACATGTGGGTACATGGCTGCTGAAACCCCCCACACTTGCGACACATGGGTGCGCAGCTGCTGAGACCCCCATAGAACACATAGGTGCCTGGTTGCTGAGACCCCCTGCGCTCCTGACACATGGGTGCACAGCTGATGAGAAAAAGCCCTCCAgttccccagccctgccataGGGATGCATGGCTGCTGAGACTCCCCACACTCGTGACATGAGTGCAGGGTTGCCAAGATCCCCACACTTGTCACACACAGGTACATGGCTGCTGAGAACCCCCATGCTTGTGACACGTGTGTACAGCTACTGAGACCGCCCATGCTCGTGACACATGGGTACAGGGTTACTGAGACCCCTTACACTTGTCACACATGGCTACACGGCTGCTGAGCCCCATGGGCTCATGACACGTGGGTGCAGAGCTCCTGCGTCCCTCTGCACTCATGACAtgtgtgtccccatgtcccagccTGGCTGGATCCAGCTCCTAGAGCGCACGCTGTGCTGGGATGGCCCCAGTATGTGATGAAGGCAGAACAGGCCCCAGAACACCCCAGGGTGAGACACAGGCACTGGAGAGCGGGATACATGGGAGAGAGGGGCACAGGGGAGCAGGGGCATAGCGCAGAGGGGGTGTCTCTCCCCCATCTGGCACACGGCAGAACAAGGGCCTTGCACACATTTACTTCTCATAgatatattattattaatttctttttctgtaaaagatCTAAAAATGGatagaaaagaaaccaacaaaacaacaaaaaaggggggaagagggaacACACTGGCCGGCTCCTGGCCAGCGGAACGGCGGGGGGGACGTGGCACCCCCCTTCCCAGCGAGGGGTCCCCGccgccacctcctcctctcccccatccTTCCGCAGGACGAGGGGACATGTGCCCCTAAAACTGGGGGGGCAATCCTGTGCCCCCCACCCCACCGGAGGCTGGATAAGGCCACGGGCGATGGGCTGAGCAGgcagcctgcaggcagcatgGGGCTCACCGACCCCCCTGGCTCTGCGGGGTGCAGGGGGACCCCTGTCTCTGTGCCGGACACCCTGGGCAGGTGTTGGGTGCCAGCCTAGGACTTGCCCTCGGCAGGGTTGTACTCTGTCTCACCGGCCGAGACCTGGGAGATGCGCCGCGTGGAGCGCCACAGCCGCCGGTGGAACTGGCCTGGTCGCACCTGGGCAAGAGGGGATGAGCACCCACACCCCGTCCCTTTCCACATCCCAATATTCTTTATCCATCCTCatctccttctccatccccatcacctCCCAAACCTCCATCCCCTTTTCCATCCTCTTTCCCTTTGCCATCTCCCCCCTtatcctcttctccttccccatcctctTCTCCATCACTGTCATC
This window harbors:
- the LOC115611169 gene encoding death domain-containing membrane protein NRADD-like; translated protein: MAERPARHGSGGGSRAQPRRGGPERAERSRAKPDRTERSRTEAERRKASRAGAERSGSEQTGSARSEGSRGRARVSAMRRGRAVLPALGPLLLLLLCPVPGHGEECGRRTAAGGCCTPCPPGFGVTEPCGHADTRCQPCTHNRTFSAVSSAEEPCLPCTPCPLLPARPCTPARDTLCTHEKLVTGGPSPATPELVLPPPEASGEDIIPVYCSLLAAVVVGLLAYVAFKCWRTCRQKQQLAKARAGDVGTCPEGEKLHSDSGVFLDTHSLQEPHQPAKAPYPEGHPFSAVPPQRQEELERLLESGGPGGDWRSLAARLGFSPDAIGTFGRGQAPTRTLLSAWASAEGATLETLCQALAAIGRHDAAQRLVAPGDATSAV
- the LOC115607075 gene encoding D-threo-3-hydroxyaspartate dehydratase-like — translated: MDGRTDSTSTWLGAPLQQLPTPALTLDRATMQSNAERMRERCQALGLRLRPHVKTHKTLEGAELATGGTRRGIVVSTLAEAQFFAAGGFDDILYAYPLPGGRLEECAALAQRLEAFQVLLDSPQALALLRQHPLPPGKRWLVWLKLDCGNSRAGVRPTDPSAMALARAIAEEALEEVMLVGVYAHCGNTYGCRDVQAVQAIARATTSAVLDFVTALRQAGVPCPQASIGSTPSCSHPVPEMAQLTEVHPGNYLLYDLQQTLLGSCHPEEVAIRVLTRVIGHYPHRNQLLLDCGWAALSHHGRDQLPAGCAAIEGHPELRLVGLTQEHGQVEAVDGQLDFGRYPLGSTLALIPFHACATAAMHPVYYVHAEGKVVELWHPVRGW